Proteins encoded together in one Candidatus Lariskella endosymbiont of Epinotia ramella window:
- a CDS encoding IS5 family transposase (programmed frameshift) has translation MKFENIKDEYAEEFRRLTGIKRGTFEVILSILKEAEAILKSQGGKPNKLALEDRLLMTLEYLREYRTYFHISRSYGISESACYRNIRWIEDTLIKDKRFSLPGRKALLKSDSEYELVLIDATETPIERPKKKQKHFYSGKKRRHTLKTQLIVDKRKKEIICTNFSNGKRHDFRLFKESGVHIHPEIKVLTDTGYQGIDKLHYNSELPKKKTKKRPLSRKDKKKNRQLSSERVLNENVIGMIKRFKIIADRYRNRRKRFGLRFNLLAGIYNFEL, from the exons ATGAAGTTTGAAAACATCAAAGATGAATACGCAGAAGAGTTTCGCAGGCTTACTGGCATTAAACGAGGAACGTTTGAAGTTATACTAAGTATATTAAAAGAAGCTGAAGCTATTTTAAAGTCTCAAGGTGGAAAACCCAATAAATTGGCTTTAGAAGATCGATTACTCATGACGCTTGAGTACTTGCGTGAATACAGGACATATTTTCATATTTCCCGCAGTTATGGAATAAGTGAAAGTGCCTGTTATCGTAATATACGTTGGATTGAAGATACTCTAATTAAAGATAAACGATTTTCACTACCTGGACGTAAAGCATTACTAAAAAGCGATTCTGAATACGAACTTGTGTTAATTGATGCTACTGAAACACCGATAGAACGACCTA AAAAAAAACAGAAGCACTTTTATTCGGGAAAAAAGAGGCGACATACTCTAAAAACTCAGCTTATTGTGGATAAAAGGAAAAAAGAAATCATTTGCACTAATTTTTCTAATGGCAAGCGTCATGATTTCAGGTTATTTAAAGAATCCGGAGTTCACATCCACCCTGAGATTAAAGTTCTTACAGATACTGGTTATCAAGGCATTGATAAGTTGCATTATAATTCAGAGTTACCAAAGAAAAAGACAAAAAAGCGACCACTAAGCAGGAAAGATAAAAAGAAAAATCGTCAATTGTCTAGTGAACGTGTTTTAAATGAAAACGTCATAGGCATGATCAAACGATTTAAAATTATCGCTGATCGTTATAGGAACAGAAGAAAACGATTCGGTTTAAGGTTTAATTTACTTGCTGGTATCTATAACTTTGAGCTTTAA
- a CDS encoding IS256 family transposase: MKTEKNKKINEAIDLLIEGGADLKTVLKQDGLIKELTKSILERALQAEMSEHLGYNKYDRSETENCRNGHYNKNLITENGSIELNIPRDREGKFAPVIVSKNQTRIDGLDQKIISLYAKGMSLSDIKIQLQELYGAEVSESLISRVTDDVIDEVRIWQSRPLEPLYPIVYFDCLIVKVRQDKQIINKSVYVALGIDLQGRKDILGLWISENEGSKFWLSNFTELKNRGLKDILIACSDNLTGMSEAICASYPKTEHQLCIVHQIRNSLKYVSYKDRKLLASDLKLIYSSATEDEAHLALESFDKKWSKRYPHIAKSWYNNWENLVIFLQYPESIRKIIYTTNAIESLNSQLRKVTRNKRVFPNDDSVFKVLYLTIDYITKKWTMPISNWNEAMAHFIIKFDGRF; this comes from the coding sequence ATGAAGACAGAAAAGAATAAGAAAATAAATGAAGCGATAGATTTACTGATAGAAGGAGGAGCGGATTTAAAGACAGTACTGAAGCAGGATGGATTGATTAAGGAATTAACGAAGAGTATTTTGGAGAGAGCCTTGCAGGCAGAAATGTCTGAACACTTAGGTTATAACAAATATGATAGGTCTGAAACTGAGAATTGCAGGAATGGTCATTATAATAAGAATTTGATTACTGAGAATGGCAGTATCGAGTTAAATATTCCGCGAGATAGAGAAGGTAAATTTGCACCTGTAATTGTCTCCAAGAATCAAACAAGAATAGATGGTTTAGATCAAAAGATAATATCTCTGTATGCCAAGGGGATGAGTTTGTCTGATATCAAGATCCAATTACAAGAATTATATGGAGCAGAAGTTAGTGAGAGTTTAATTAGTAGGGTTACAGATGATGTAATTGATGAGGTTAGAATTTGGCAGAGTAGACCTCTTGAACCATTATATCCTATAGTATATTTTGATTGTTTAATAGTTAAGGTAAGGCAAGATAAACAGATAATTAATAAATCAGTATATGTTGCGCTGGGTATAGATTTACAGGGCCGGAAAGATATTTTAGGATTATGGATAAGTGAGAATGAAGGATCTAAATTCTGGCTTAGTAATTTTACTGAATTGAAGAATCGAGGATTAAAAGATATATTAATTGCCTGTAGTGATAACCTGACTGGTATGTCTGAAGCTATATGCGCAAGTTATCCCAAAACTGAGCATCAGCTTTGTATAGTACATCAAATTAGAAATAGCCTGAAGTATGTATCATATAAAGACAGAAAATTATTGGCATCAGATTTAAAGCTTATTTATAGCTCTGCTACTGAAGATGAAGCGCATCTTGCCCTAGAATCTTTTGATAAGAAATGGAGTAAACGATATCCACATATAGCAAAATCCTGGTATAATAATTGGGAGAATCTTGTAATATTTCTGCAATATCCAGAGAGTATCCGTAAGATAATTTACACTACAAATGCTATAGAATCGCTGAATAGTCAGTTGAGAAAAGTTACAAGAAATAAGCGTGTTTTCCCAAATGATGATTCGGTATTCAAGGTTTTATACCTAACGATTGATTATATTACCAAAAAATGGACCATGCCTATCTCTAACTGGAATGAAGCTATGGCTCATTTTATAATCAAATTTGATGGGAGATTTTAA
- a CDS encoding IS256 family transposase, translating into MSLYAKGMSLSDIKIQLQELYGAEVSESLISRVTDDVIDEVRIWQSRPLEPLYPIVYFDCLIVKVRQDKQIINKSVYVALGIDLQGRKDILGLWISENEGSKFWLSNFTELKNRGLKDILIACSDNLTGMSEAICASYPKTEHQLCIVHQIRNSLKYVSYKDRKLLASDLKLIYSSATEDEAHLALESFDKKWSKRYPHIAKSWYNNWENLVIFLQYPESIRKIIYTTNAIESLNSQLRKVTRNKRVFPNDDSVFKVLYLTIDYITKKWTMPISNWNEAMAHFIIKFDGRF; encoded by the coding sequence ATATCTCTGTATGCCAAGGGGATGAGTTTGTCTGATATCAAGATCCAATTACAAGAATTATATGGAGCAGAAGTTAGTGAGAGTTTAATTAGTAGGGTTACAGATGATGTAATTGATGAGGTTAGAATTTGGCAGAGTAGACCTCTTGAACCATTATATCCTATAGTATATTTTGATTGTTTAATAGTTAAGGTAAGGCAAGATAAACAGATAATTAATAAATCAGTATATGTTGCGCTGGGTATAGATTTACAGGGCCGGAAAGATATTTTAGGATTATGGATAAGTGAGAATGAAGGATCTAAATTCTGGCTTAGTAATTTTACTGAATTGAAGAATCGAGGATTAAAAGATATATTAATTGCCTGTAGTGATAACCTGACTGGTATGTCTGAAGCTATATGCGCAAGTTATCCCAAAACTGAGCATCAGCTTTGTATAGTACATCAAATTAGAAATAGCCTGAAGTATGTATCATATAAAGACAGAAAATTATTGGCATCAGATTTAAAGCTTATTTATAGCTCTGCTACTGAAGATGAAGCGCATCTTGCCCTAGAATCTTTTGATAAGAAATGGAGTAAACGATATCCACATATAGCAAAATCCTGGTATAATAATTGGGAGAATCTTGTAATATTTCTGCAATATCCAGAGAGTATCCGTAAGATAATTTACACTACAAATGCTATAGAATCGCTGAATAGTCAGTTGAGAAAAGTTACAAGAAATAAGCGTGTTTTCCCAAATGATGATTCGGTATTCAAGGTTTTATACCTAACGATTGATTATATTACCAAAAAATGGACCATGCCTATCTCTAACTGGAATGAAGCTATGGCTCATTTTATAATCAAATTTGATGGGAGATTTTAA
- a CDS encoding ankyrin repeat domain-containing protein has translation MIEVVNNDESTALYWATKYTPESLKLLIEAFEERLFEIKDNDLNTVLHWAAEYNVNSFKLLIEKFGRKVFEIVNKYNQTALQFAIQYKPDSLKLLIDVFGEEILLLQDTLDNTILHYAAQRNFDSLKLLIDTFGERLLAVKNIYGYTVLHTAAQARPDSLKFLVAAFPEEVERLLDEKNKFGVTVIHLANARDLSHLIDIDLLEATIDLLHNLFKAQSYRYQQVN, from the coding sequence GTGATCGAGGTAGTAAATAATGATGAAAGTACAGCCTTATACTGGGCTACAAAGTATACGCCAGAATCACTAAAACTACTAATAGAAGCATTTGAAGAGAGATTATTTGAGATAAAGGATAATGACTTAAATACAGTTTTGCACTGGGCTGCTGAGTATAATGTAAATTCATTCAAACTCTTGATAGAGAAGTTTGGCAGGAAAGTGTTTGAGATAGTAAATAAATATAACCAAACAGCTTTGCAATTTGCTATACAATATAAACCAGACTCCCTAAAACTCCTTATAGATGTATTTGGAGAAGAAATTCTTCTATTACAAGATACACTTGATAACACAATATTACACTACGCTGCTCAGCGCAACTTCGATTCACTGAAACTATTGATAGATACATTTGGTGAAAGATTGCTTGCGGTGAAAAATATTTATGGATACACAGTGCTACATACTGCCGCTCAAGCAAGACCAGATTCTCTAAAATTCTTAGTAGCTGCATTCCCGGAAGAAGTCGAAAGATTGTTAGATGAAAAAAATAAATTTGGCGTGACTGTAATACATTTAGCTAATGCAAGAGATTTATCTCACTTAATAGATATAGATTTATTAGAAGCTACAATAGACCTCTTGCATAACCTATTTAAAGCTCAAAGTTATAGATACCAGCAAGTAAATTAA
- a CDS encoding AbrB/MazE/SpoVT family DNA-binding domain-containing protein: protein MLQSTMTSRGQITIPAEIREKLHLSTGHRLEFLLEDGCILILPINKSLRSLKGILAKPNIPLTCQEINEIIKNVST from the coding sequence ATGTTGCAGTCTACAATGACAAGCAGAGGTCAAATTACTATACCCGCCGAAATAAGAGAGAAATTGCATCTAAGTACTGGTCATAGGTTAGAATTTCTTTTAGAGGATGGTTGCATACTAATACTGCCAATTAATAAATCTCTCAGAAGCTTAAAAGGCATATTAGCAAAACCTAACATCCCTCTTACTTGTCAAGAAATAAATGAAATTATAAAAAATGTAAGCACATAG
- a CDS encoding ankyrin repeat domain-containing protein, with protein MKSEDISSNLTYHELHYAVKKDIKLLENLIKKSKEQVGELLNVQNCSGNTVLHIAAEHNSNSIQLLIEVFKEEVEKLIYVKNNYGNTALHWAARYSQDSLKLLIDAFEEKVLYIENNYGNTALHWAARYNPDSLQLFIEKFGEKVAEMQNIDGESVFHLAAENPASLALLIKRFGKKAIEVKNSNGNTAAHLAACLNPVSFKPSLI; from the coding sequence ATGAAAAGCGAAGATATATCGAGCAATTTAACATATCACGAATTACATTACGCAGTTAAGAAAGATATAAAACTTCTAGAAAATTTGATAAAAAAATCTAAAGAACAAGTAGGTGAGTTGTTAAATGTGCAAAACTGTTCTGGCAATACTGTGCTACATATTGCAGCAGAGCATAACTCAAATTCAATCCAACTCTTAATAGAAGTATTTAAAGAAGAAGTTGAAAAGCTAATTTATGTAAAAAATAATTACGGCAATACTGCTCTGCATTGGGCTGCTCGATATAGTCAAGACTCATTAAAACTTCTGATAGATGCATTTGAGGAAAAGGTACTTTATATAGAAAATAATTATGGCAACACTGCTCTGCATTGGGCCGCTCGATACAATCCAGACTCGCTACAACTCTTTATAGAAAAGTTTGGAGAGAAAGTAGCAGAAATGCAAAATATCGATGGTGAATCAGTATTTCACTTAGCTGCTGAGAATCCAGCGTCACTTGCTCTCTTAATAAAGAGATTTGGAAAGAAAGCAATAGAAGTGAAAAATAGTAATGGAAATACAGCAGCGCATCTAGCTGCTTGCTTAAACCCAGTCTCATTTAAACCCAGTCTCATTTAA
- a CDS encoding helix-turn-helix domain-containing protein, with amino-acid sequence MDTGKNTNNLSKYSETQRNEALRRYKLIESFLCKKEALAVICSRHKLALRTARRWIADYKKQGLEGLIRQKRNDIAKRRSISNEIQQIAEGIYLQNAHLSISSIYRKVKEYATGQDQKCPSYRTICNLIKKLPTPMVTLAHHGDKAYKQKYDILYRHQADYANQVWQADHVLLDIFIVIDDKQKSARPWLTVIIDDYSRAIAGYELSFLAPSAIKTSLCLRQSIWCKKESSWSICGIPNVLYTDHGSDFTSNHIRPLA; translated from the coding sequence ATGGATACTGGCAAAAATACAAATAACTTAAGCAAATATTCAGAAACTCAAAGAAATGAAGCTTTAAGAAGATATAAATTGATTGAGTCATTCTTGTGTAAAAAAGAAGCTTTAGCAGTTATTTGCAGCAGACACAAATTAGCTCTAAGGACAGCTAGAAGATGGATAGCTGATTATAAAAAACAAGGTTTAGAAGGCCTCATTAGACAAAAACGTAATGATATTGCTAAAAGACGCTCCATATCAAATGAAATCCAACAAATCGCAGAAGGAATATATTTACAAAATGCTCATTTGAGCATCAGCAGTATTTATCGTAAGGTGAAAGAATATGCCACTGGGCAAGATCAAAAATGTCCTAGTTACCGTACAATATGTAATTTAATCAAGAAATTACCTACACCTATGGTTACATTAGCGCATCATGGTGATAAAGCATACAAGCAAAAATATGACATACTTTATAGACATCAAGCTGATTATGCAAATCAGGTTTGGCAAGCTGACCATGTATTATTAGATATTTTTATAGTTATAGATGATAAACAAAAATCTGCAAGACCTTGGTTAACAGTAATTATTGATGATTATAGTCGCGCTATTGCAGGTTATGAATTATCATTTCTTGCACCTTCAGCTATTAAAACTTCACTTTGTTTGCGTCAGAGTATTTGGTGCAAGAAAGAATCATCATGGTCTATATGCGGCATTCCAAATGTGTTATACACAGATCATGGCTCTGATTTTACTTCAAATCATATTAGACCTCTTGCATAA
- a CDS encoding type II toxin-antitoxin system VapC family toxin: protein MIGIDTNILVRYLTQDDTEQAQISGQIFDSYAASHNSLFINNIVMCELIWVLEKGYKYNKEEIGKVIKQILSTEEFAFENQKLLWLALNQYIQNRLDFSDALIGEINKEFGCSKTLTFDQTAVKDNNFVLATAINH, encoded by the coding sequence ATGATTGGTATAGATACTAATATTTTGGTTCGCTATCTTACTCAGGATGATACGGAACAAGCTCAAATTTCTGGACAAATCTTTGATAGTTATGCCGCTTCTCATAATTCACTATTCATTAACAACATAGTGATGTGTGAATTAATTTGGGTGCTAGAAAAAGGCTATAAATATAACAAAGAGGAAATTGGTAAGGTCATAAAACAAATATTATCAACGGAAGAATTCGCTTTCGAGAATCAGAAGTTACTATGGCTTGCTTTAAATCAATACATCCAAAATAGATTAGACTTCTCTGATGCACTAATCGGCGAAATCAATAAAGAATTTGGTTGTTCAAAAACTTTAACATTTGATCAAACAGCAGTGAAAGATAATAATTTTGTATTGGCCACAGCCATTAATCACTAA
- a CDS encoding recombinase family protein: MKVGYMRVSSESERQTTDLQKDALIQIGVDPRNIFEDRASGAKDNRLGLEKALAFLQPGDCLIVWKLDRLGRSISHLLSIVNDLNKQGIAFRSLTEHIDTTTANGELLFNIFASLAQYERALIKERVIAGLAAAKKRGRKGGRPRLIDQEKMDIILESLKAGTSKASICRTFSIKRSTLYDALNKHVISAQDIS; encoded by the coding sequence ATGAAAGTGGGGTACATGAGAGTATCGTCAGAAAGTGAACGCCAAACAACAGACCTGCAAAAGGATGCTTTAATTCAAATCGGTGTTGATCCAAGAAATATTTTTGAAGATAGAGCTAGTGGAGCTAAGGATAACAGGCTAGGGTTAGAAAAAGCACTAGCATTTCTTCAGCCAGGAGATTGTCTAATTGTCTGGAAACTAGATCGTTTAGGACGCTCTATATCACATTTACTCAGTATCGTTAACGACTTAAATAAACAAGGCATCGCTTTTAGATCTTTAACTGAGCATATAGATACAACAACAGCTAATGGAGAGCTACTATTTAATATTTTCGCATCACTTGCACAATATGAAAGAGCTTTGATAAAAGAAAGAGTTATTGCAGGACTGGCTGCAGCTAAAAAAAGGGGTCGCAAAGGTGGCAGGCCACGCTTAATTGATCAAGAAAAAATGGACATTATACTTGAATCTTTAAAAGCAGGCACGAGTAAGGCATCTATATGCAGGACTTTTTCTATTAAACGCTCAACTTTATATGATGCTTTAAATAAACATGTTATATCTGCTCAAGATATATCTTAA
- a CDS encoding AAA family ATPase, giving the protein MNDFILTKEYKRFVEFCNTCKKEKYIGLCHGHAGVGKSMSAVYYANWHKVEAQLIAASAYDQGFHRYNPIIDMKPYNTIIYTPEVINSAKLIVNDIKQLIHHFSRLKERSIYGEFIPPEREVRLKKYVELLIIDEAERLQSKSLEQIRDIYDRQNYEYDGLNQIAVIFIGMPGIEKRLIRFPQLYSRIGFTHTFNPLSSEEISFIIEQHLKTLGIAFKENNFMDHEATAAVARITNGNFRLINRLLKQAIRIIEVNQLSFISKEVINSARECLVIGNS; this is encoded by the coding sequence ATGAATGATTTTATACTAACAAAAGAATATAAACGCTTTGTTGAGTTTTGTAATACTTGCAAAAAAGAAAAATATATTGGACTTTGTCACGGGCATGCAGGAGTAGGCAAGAGTATGTCTGCTGTTTATTATGCAAATTGGCACAAGGTAGAAGCACAGCTTATCGCTGCATCAGCATATGATCAAGGATTTCATCGTTATAATCCAATTATAGATATGAAGCCATATAACACAATAATCTACACTCCTGAAGTCATCAATTCAGCAAAGCTCATAGTTAATGATATTAAACAGTTGATACATCATTTTAGTCGTTTAAAAGAGCGTAGTATTTATGGTGAATTTATTCCACCCGAAAGAGAAGTAAGACTTAAAAAGTATGTTGAATTGCTTATTATTGATGAAGCAGAACGTTTGCAATCAAAAAGTTTAGAGCAAATCAGAGATATTTATGATCGTCAAAATTATGAATATGATGGTTTAAATCAAATAGCAGTTATCTTTATAGGTATGCCAGGCATTGAAAAACGGTTGATTCGTTTCCCACAATTATATTCAAGAATTGGTTTCACTCATACTTTTAACCCACTTTCATCTGAAGAAATATCTTTTATAATTGAGCAGCATCTGAAGACATTAGGTATAGCGTTTAAAGAAAATAATTTTATGGATCATGAAGCAACAGCTGCTGTTGCCCGCATAACTAATGGAAATTTCAGACTTATTAATCGCCTTTTAAAACAAGCAATTAGGATTATTGAAGTAAATCAACTTTCTTTTATATCAAAAGAAGTAATTAATTCAGCTAGAGAATGTTTAGTAATTGGAAATAGTTAA
- a CDS encoding Mu transposase C-terminal domain-containing protein — MSKNPVAKLNLAELDKLICAFIIMYNQRTHPEIQTTPAVRWEEHGFLPRMPESLEQLDLLLMESVKQRNVRRDGIRFQGLRYLDSILASYVGEWVVIRYNPSDITSIRVFHKNKYLCQPVCQALDQESVSLKEIQVARNEHRRNLKKQIAQRLSIVDAILASKQQTESFIEIPKKTINKKPGLKLYMVDNE; from the coding sequence ATGAGTAAGAATCCTGTTGCGAAACTCAATTTAGCTGAGCTAGATAAATTAATTTGCGCTTTCATAATAATGTATAATCAACGCACACATCCAGAAATACAAACAACTCCAGCAGTACGCTGGGAAGAACATGGATTTCTACCTAGAATGCCCGAATCTCTTGAACAATTAGATCTATTGCTAATGGAGTCTGTTAAACAAAGAAATGTTCGACGTGATGGTATAAGATTTCAGGGATTGCGTTATCTAGATTCTATATTAGCAAGTTATGTAGGGGAATGGGTCGTTATTCGCTATAATCCTTCAGATATCACTAGCATAAGAGTATTTCATAAAAATAAATATCTTTGCCAACCAGTATGCCAAGCACTAGATCAAGAATCTGTAAGCTTAAAAGAAATACAAGTAGCAAGAAATGAGCATCGTCGGAATTTAAAAAAACAAATAGCACAACGTTTATCAATAGTTGACGCAATTTTAGCATCTAAACAACAAACAGAGTCATTCATAGAAATTCCTAAAAAAACAATCAACAAAAAACCTGGATTAAAGCTTTATATGGTTGATAATGAATGA
- a CDS encoding protein-disulfide reductase DsbD family protein yields MIYLLNVSFKRISHLLAIIILLFCTYSSRNVHAHIKQAADVSASTILLDNQYVIIVNFHLNNEWKIYSTHPGDTGMPPSIELLRKNKMDKVFINEVIWPQANKYEEDVSGEVVTSYVYDKDFSIIVKIGKEEYTATQDLSIIVKYAACNVICAVFEHKIDVALPSNHANTQAAGKIDVLEICLIMFGAMLGGFILNFMPCVFPVLSIKLFGIIKHSKKEHKVITMNLLCNAIGIILTFLIMAIITILFKSGGKLIGWGIHFQSPIFLIVLIIIMALVASNLWGDFEVKLPSFINNKFGLIEINNEYLGSVFSGVLATILATPCTAPFLATSLAFALSQNFLMILLTYLCIGLGMAIPYAALSMKPALLSKLPKPGNWMEHTKKIMACFVLLTILWLVYILSYHFNLQSIIALCFGLFVFRVVLIKSHYFKAAIRYVVLTSVILAFSLLSYCVNDNAKDDQNIDAIWENFDADKLQRYVNNGQTVLIDVTASWCVTCKVNKIMILDNKDVINMLKKKNVLLMRADYTHSNHEISKFLVTHSQHGIPLNVIYGPKNLTGLKLPIVLTRDILFEGIASVQ; encoded by the coding sequence ATGATATATTTGTTAAATGTTAGCTTTAAGCGCATAAGTCATTTATTAGCAATTATAATATTGCTCTTTTGCACTTATAGTTCAAGAAATGTTCATGCACATATCAAACAAGCAGCAGATGTTTCAGCAAGTACGATACTATTAGACAATCAATATGTAATAATAGTGAATTTCCATTTGAACAATGAATGGAAAATTTATAGTACACATCCTGGCGATACAGGCATGCCTCCTTCTATAGAATTACTTCGTAAAAACAAGATGGATAAAGTTTTTATAAATGAAGTTATTTGGCCTCAAGCTAATAAATATGAAGAAGATGTTTCGGGTGAAGTGGTAACGTCATATGTTTATGATAAGGATTTCAGTATAATAGTAAAAATAGGGAAGGAAGAATATACAGCAACTCAAGATCTATCAATTATAGTAAAATATGCTGCTTGTAATGTAATTTGCGCTGTCTTTGAACATAAAATAGATGTGGCGCTTCCTTCTAATCATGCAAATACTCAAGCTGCAGGTAAAATTGATGTTCTTGAAATATGTTTAATCATGTTTGGAGCAATGCTTGGCGGCTTTATACTCAATTTTATGCCATGTGTATTTCCAGTTCTTTCCATAAAACTATTTGGCATTATTAAACATAGCAAAAAAGAGCATAAAGTTATTACGATGAACCTTTTATGTAATGCTATTGGTATTATATTAACATTTCTTATAATGGCAATAATTACTATATTATTTAAATCAGGAGGAAAGCTGATTGGGTGGGGAATACATTTTCAGTCACCAATCTTCTTAATTGTACTCATTATCATTATGGCGCTAGTTGCAAGTAATTTATGGGGTGATTTTGAAGTGAAATTACCGAGTTTTATAAATAATAAATTTGGTCTCATAGAAATTAATAATGAGTATTTAGGCAGCGTTTTTTCAGGTGTTCTTGCTACAATACTTGCAACCCCATGCACAGCTCCATTTTTGGCAACATCTCTTGCTTTTGCACTGAGTCAGAATTTTTTGATGATCCTACTGACCTATCTTTGTATAGGGCTTGGTATGGCTATACCTTATGCAGCGCTATCAATGAAGCCAGCACTACTTTCCAAGCTACCAAAACCTGGTAATTGGATGGAGCATACAAAAAAAATTATGGCTTGCTTTGTTTTGCTAACTATTTTGTGGCTTGTTTATATATTATCTTATCATTTTAATTTGCAATCCATAATTGCATTATGTTTTGGATTGTTTGTATTTCGAGTAGTGTTGATCAAATCTCACTATTTTAAAGCCGCTATACGCTATGTTGTTCTAACTTCTGTGATATTAGCTTTTTCGCTTTTATCATATTGTGTCAACGATAACGCAAAAGATGATCAAAATATCGATGCAATATGGGAAAATTTTGACGCTGATAAGTTACAGCGCTATGTAAATAACGGACAAACTGTTTTGATTGATGTAACTGCTAGCTGGTGTGTTACTTGTAAGGTAAATAAGATAATGATTTTGGATAATAAGGATGTAATAAACATGCTTAAAAAGAAAAATGTTTTATTAATGAGAGCAGATTACACGCATAGTAATCACGAGATATCAAAGTTTCTTGTAACTCATTCACAGCATGGAATTCCGCTAAATGTAATATATGGCCCTAAAAATCTTACTGGACTAAAATTACCAATTGTGTTGACACGGGATATATTGTTTGAAGGAATTGCATCAGTTCAATAG